The following proteins are encoded in a genomic region of Triticum dicoccoides isolate Atlit2015 ecotype Zavitan chromosome 1B, WEW_v2.0, whole genome shotgun sequence:
- the LOC119349076 gene encoding uncharacterized protein LOC119349076, whose translation MRRRGKLVDDRWWDEVMIANSYALLIGYLSMAVKGLGFLVLTWTTVVLLGGFVSTLQKKDFWCLTFITLVQTAGIFDVLLTEKLSYIGKSIWAVLLPLSVDNLLQRKCWVLAEFATIVQVVVFAILLCPLAAVYMFGLLISTGISMWRLRQHDYGSDADGLGNLKPALDVLYSIAVFQGVIFCYKTLFGFAKGSVVNTVLERMKFGNQVRVGISDYLLETTIGCEKNPSFAGGRNLVSYAVDLMGSKLPDDYVSGLRILDAFTRQMKISAKGFEEISIFFTRRKLKMFVQEHILMKYLIMSASSTDLLQKLLQTLGSSSIYDRETRGCAARIVAQIAAGIRLEEIPTGVVYIFSLINSFETYSLLQPYQVEWAQETFEKNWYSMARHLQSPDLDSKEDSHEERGDSDGELFNAYKDLMEQGFCIIRKLATNNDNCRIMLDTPCLLQKIMAPVTSDLLHQIDHGAWHGIVEGSMKAIMWLVAATGQTGTKLRSKISSSKEAISTMERILDCEECDEKLQQHVILVLRDLYMDTSLILENANREKFIEMLVDIMTDDNKGKDDRQVAASQALVTLCSKTETGARIIIKANDNVVNNLTVMITENRKARLFAAKILEYLCIHCTSDDESLKRMKVMADVVPKVLGEIICWASEEKGTGIEADQVKSTEPVTDLENQSSVSQDNGQGNNSSSNQQDWKLNEYAVSCLLSLCVTVCDMLISADQDLTPQFESTTPMDGVSSFPMKLKQIVGKNMHHRSDRLAILKLTCKMVMSMMKHRGSYVKEDLQSLMDTLSTASKDMFLIDGSMVFDIKEDGGGATKPEPFRSLVSLVKEAQELVNKRNEL comes from the exons ATGCGACGTCGTGGGAAGCTTGTTGATGACAGGTGGTGGGATGAAGTAATGATTGCCAACTCGTATGCCCTGCTCATTGGTTACCTGTCCATGGCCGTCAAGGGCCTGGGTTTTCTGGTGCTTACTTGGACCACCGTAGTTCTTCTGGGTGGCTTCGTCTCTACACTGCAGAAGAAGGATTTTTGGTGTCTTACCTTCATTACCCTAGTACAGACAGCTGG GATCTTCGATGTTCTTCTAACTGAAAAGCTGAGCTATATTGGCAAATCAATCTGGGCTGTTTTATTACCCCTGTCTGTTGACAACCTTTTGCAGCGTAAATGCTGGGTGCTAGCAGAATTTGCAACGATTGTTCAAGTAGTAGTATTTGCCATTCTATTGTGCCCTCTGGCAGCTGTCTACATGTTTGGGTTGTTAATCTCCACGGGGATTTCGATGTGGCGTCTGAGACAGCATGATTACGGGAGTGATGCTGACGGACTAGGAAACCTGAAGCCGGCGCTGGACGTCTTGTATTCCATTGCTGTATTCCAGGGTGTGATTTTCTGCTACAAAACCTTATTTGGTTTTGCAAAGGGATCTGTAGTGAATACAGTACTTGAAAGAATGAAGTTTGGGAATCAGGTTCGTGTTGGAATCTCGGACTACTTACTTGAAACGACAATCGGATGTGAAAAGAACCCGTCGTTCGCTGGAGGAAGAAACCTCGTCTCATATGCTGTGGACCTCATGGGGTCTAAGTTACCTGATGACTATGTTTCCGGGTTAAGGATCCTGGATGCATTCACCAGACAAATGAAGATATCTGCCAAGGGTTTTGAAGAAATAAGTATCTTTTTCACTAGGAGGAAATTGAAGATGTTCGTGCAGGAGCACATACTCATGAAGTATCTGATCATGTCTGCATCCTCTACTGACTTACTCCAGAAACTGCTGCAGACGTTAGGCTCCAGTAGTATATATGACAGAGAGACGAGGGGGTGCGCTGCGAGGATTGTGGCCCAGATTGCTGCAGGCATTCGTTTGGAGGAGATCCCAACGGGGGTTGTTTACATATTTTCTCTCATCAACTCATTCGAAACATACAGTTTACTCCAACCATACCAGGTAGAGTGGGCACAAGAGACATTCGAAAAAAATTGGTACAGTATGGCTCGCCATCTGCAGTCACCAGATCTTGATAGCAAAGAGGACAGTCATGAAGAGCGAGGGGACAGTGATGGTGAACTTTTTAACGCCTACAAGGATTTAATGGAGCAAGGTTTTTGTATCATTCGGAAGCTCGCAACCAATAATGACAATTGCAGAATCATGCTCGACACCCCATGCCTGCTCCAAAAGATCATGGCGCCTGTGACCTCCGACCTACTCCACCAAATAGATCATGgtgcatggcatggcatagtagagggTTCAATGAAAGCGATTATGTGGCTCGTGGCTGCTACTGGGCAGACCGGCACCAAGCTGCGTAGCAAAATCTCAAGCAGTAAGGAAGCGATCAGCACCATGGAGAGGATTCTTGACTGTGAAGAATGCGATGAAAAGCTGCAGCAACATGTTATTCTGGTTCTCAGAGACCTATACATGGATACATCTTTGATACTGGAGAATGCAAACAGAGAAAAATTTATAGAGATGTTGGTAGACATTATGACTGATGATAACAAGGGCAAGGACGACAGACAGGTGGCAGCATCTCAAGCACTGGTGACTCTATGTTCCAAAACTGAAACGGGTGCCAGGATTATCATTAAggcaaatgataatgttgttaataATCTCACTGTGATGATCACTGAAAACCGTAAAGCCCGATTATTTGCAGCAAAAATCCTGGAATACCTCTGCATTCATTGCACCAGTGATGATGAAAGTCTCAAAAGAATGAAAGTCATGGCAGATGTAGTTCCAAAG GTGCTTGGGGAGATAATTTGTTGGGCATCAGAAGAAAAAGGTACAGGAATAGAAGCTGACCAAGTCAAGTCCACGGAACCAGTAACTGATCTTGAAAACCAATCTAGTGTGTCACAAGATAATGGCCAGGGCAACAACTCGTCTTCTAATCAGCAAGACTGGAAGCTGAACGAGTATGCGGTGAGTTGCTTGTTATCCCTTTGTGTCACAGTGTGCGACATGTTGATCAGTGCAGATCAGGACTTGACTCCTCAGTTTGAATCAACTACCCCTATGGATGGTGTATCTAGCTTCCCAATGAAGCTCAAGCAGATTGTAGGAAAAAATATGCATCACAGGTCTGACCGCCTGGCAATTCTGAAGCTTACATGTAAGATGGTCATGTCAATGATGAAACACAGGGGCAGCTATGTCAAGGAAGACCTGCAAAGTTTGATGGATACACTGTCCACCGCTTCGAAAGATATGTTTCTTATTGATGGCTCCATGGTTTTTGACATTAAGGAAGATGGTGGCGGTGCAACGAAGCCGGAGCCTTTCAGGAGTCTCGTTTCCCTTGTGAAAGAAGCACAGGAACTGGTGAACAAAAGAAATGAACTTTGA